Proteins found in one Methylobacterium sp. CB376 genomic segment:
- a CDS encoding 5-(carboxyamino)imidazole ribonucleotide synthase has translation MTQPTPLAPGRTVGIVGGGQLGRMIALAAAAYGLKVHVYAPDDDSPAFDVAAARTVAAYEDEAALAAFAAAVDVVTYEFENVPRRTAEILSAAKPLHPSAAALATTQDRLAEKSFVAGLGIPTAPFRAVDDAAGLAEAVAALGLPAVLKTRRFGYDGKGQRMLRPDAPLDAEAVMASLGHQPCILEGFVPFESEVSVVAARAGDGTFSAYDPCGNEHRDHILDRTLVPAPGMDPESCEEALGIARRIAEALGYVGVLAVEMFLVRGGDGRAHVVVNEIAPRVHNSGHWTIEGALTSQFAQHVRAICGWPLGATGRVGGAAVEMRNLVGPAVEAWRQILAEPGSHLHLYGKGKARPGRKMGHVTRLLPPA, from the coding sequence ATGACTCAGCCCACCCCGCTCGCCCCCGGCCGCACCGTCGGCATCGTCGGCGGCGGCCAGCTCGGCCGCATGATCGCGCTCGCCGCGGCGGCCTACGGCCTCAAGGTCCACGTCTACGCGCCGGACGACGACAGCCCGGCCTTCGACGTCGCCGCCGCCCGCACGGTGGCGGCCTACGAGGACGAGGCGGCCCTCGCCGCCTTCGCGGCGGCAGTCGACGTCGTCACCTACGAGTTCGAGAACGTCCCGCGCCGGACCGCCGAGATCCTGTCCGCCGCCAAGCCCCTGCACCCGAGCGCCGCGGCGCTCGCCACCACCCAGGACCGGCTGGCGGAGAAGAGCTTCGTGGCGGGGCTGGGCATCCCCACCGCCCCGTTCCGGGCCGTCGACGACGCGGCGGGCCTCGCCGAGGCGGTGGCCGCGCTCGGGCTGCCCGCCGTGCTCAAGACCCGCCGCTTCGGCTACGACGGCAAGGGTCAGCGCATGCTGCGCCCGGATGCGCCGCTCGACGCCGAGGCGGTGATGGCGTCGCTCGGCCACCAGCCCTGCATCCTGGAGGGCTTCGTGCCCTTCGAGAGCGAGGTCTCGGTGGTGGCGGCCCGGGCCGGGGACGGCACCTTCTCGGCCTACGATCCCTGCGGCAACGAGCACCGCGACCACATCCTCGACCGCACCCTGGTGCCGGCGCCCGGGATGGACCCGGAGAGCTGCGAGGAGGCGCTCGGCATCGCCCGCCGGATCGCCGAGGCGCTCGGCTACGTCGGCGTGCTCGCGGTCGAGATGTTCCTGGTCCGGGGCGGCGACGGCCGCGCCCACGTCGTCGTCAACGAGATCGCCCCGCGGGTGCACAATTCCGGGCACTGGACCATCGAGGGCGCGCTGACCTCGCAATTCGCCCAGCACGTGCGGGCGATCTGCGGCTGGCCCCTCGGCGCCACCGGGCGGGTCGGCGGCGCCGCCGTCGAGATGCGCAACCTGGTCGGGCCGGCGGTCGAGGCGTGGCGCCAGATCCTCGCCGAGCCCGGCAGCCACCTCCACCTCTACGGCAAGGGCAAGGCCCGCCCCGGCCGCAAGATGGGCCACGTGACGCGCCTGCTGCCGCCGGCCTGA
- a CDS encoding YdcH family protein encodes MAFELSAESAAEYEAELARLREEHRDLDDAIEALMQLASGDRLQVQRLKKRKLALRDRISFLEDQLTPDIIA; translated from the coding sequence ATGGCGTTCGAGTTGAGTGCGGAATCGGCGGCCGAGTACGAGGCGGAGCTGGCGCGCCTGCGCGAGGAGCACCGCGACCTCGACGACGCGATCGAGGCGCTGATGCAGCTCGCGAGCGGGGACCGGCTGCAGGTCCAGCGGCTCAAGAAGCGCAAGCTCGCCCTGCGGGACCGGATCAGCTTCCTGGAGGACCAGCTCACCCCGGACATCATCGCCTGA
- a CDS encoding YdcH family protein — MSLQTHLSELERKHEALEREIQDAISHPSTDDLRVVELKRRKLHLKDEINRLRTSAARVVH; from the coding sequence ATGTCGCTGCAGACGCATCTGTCCGAACTCGAGCGCAAGCACGAGGCGCTCGAGCGCGAAATCCAGGACGCGATCTCCCATCCCTCGACCGACGACCTCCGGGTGGTCGAGCTCAAGCGACGCAAGCTGCACCTCAAGGACGAGATCAACCGACTTCGCACCAGCGCGGCGCGCGTGGTGCACTAG
- the purE gene encoding 5-(carboxyamino)imidazole ribonucleotide mutase, whose protein sequence is MAASPAVAVIMGSQSDWATMRHAAETLDALGIAYDARIVSAHRTPERMVAFAKGARAAGFQVVIAGAGGAAHLPGMVASLTPLPVLGVPVESKALSGQDSLLSIVQMPAGIPVGTLAIGRAGAVNAALLAAAILALSDPDLAARLDAWRARQSGAVAERPDSSAP, encoded by the coding sequence ATGGCGGCATCGCCCGCGGTCGCGGTCATCATGGGCAGCCAGTCGGACTGGGCCACGATGCGGCACGCCGCCGAGACCCTCGACGCCCTCGGGATCGCCTACGACGCCCGCATCGTCTCCGCGCATCGCACGCCCGAGCGCATGGTCGCCTTCGCCAAGGGCGCCAGGGCGGCGGGATTCCAGGTGGTGATCGCGGGGGCGGGCGGCGCGGCGCACCTGCCCGGCATGGTGGCGTCGCTGACGCCGCTGCCGGTCCTCGGCGTGCCCGTGGAGTCCAAGGCGCTCTCGGGCCAGGACAGCCTGCTGTCGATCGTGCAGATGCCGGCCGGCATCCCGGTCGGCACGCTCGCGATCGGCCGGGCCGGCGCCGTCAACGCCGCGCTCCTCGCGGCCGCCATCCTCGCCCTCTCGGATCCCGACCTCGCCGCCCGGCTCGACGCGTGGCGCGCCCGCCAGAGCGGGGCGGTGGCCGAGCGCCCGGATTCCTCCGCCCCGTGA
- a CDS encoding acyl-CoA synthetase, producing MSAGTIYDHGLDRNPANFQPLTPLTFLERAATVFPDHVAVVHGPLRHSYANLYARTRRLASALAARGIGRGDTVAVMLANTPAMIECHYGVPMTGAVLNTLNTRLDAAIIAFCLDHGEAKVLITDREFARVIKPALALAKVRPLVIDYDDPEFGGEGERLGSLDYEAFLASGDPAHAWSLPGDEWDAISLNYTSGTTGDPKGVVYHHRGASLLAVGNVITTGLGKHPVYLWTLPMFHCNGWCFPWTLSVVAGTHVCLRQVRAKPMYDAIADHGVTHLCGAPIVMQLLLNAPAAERRALPHRVSFFTAAAPPPEAVLAGMAEAGFDVTHLYGLTETYGPAVVNEWHADWDALTKPEQAARKARQGVRYPPLEALDVLDPETMRPVPADGQSLGEVMFRGNVVMRGYLKNPTATQAAFRGGWFHSGDLGVKHPDGYIQLKDRSKDIIISGGENISSIEVEEALFKHPAVAAAAVVAKPDEKWGETPCAFVELKGSEMVSAEELIGWCRQSLAGYKVPKHVVFTELPKTSTGKIQKFVLREMAKAL from the coding sequence ATGAGTGCCGGGACCATCTACGACCATGGCCTCGACCGGAATCCGGCCAATTTCCAGCCGCTGACGCCCCTCACCTTCCTGGAGCGCGCGGCCACCGTGTTTCCGGACCACGTGGCGGTGGTGCACGGGCCGCTGCGGCATTCCTACGCGAACCTCTACGCGCGCACCCGCCGGCTCGCCTCGGCGCTCGCGGCGCGCGGGATCGGGCGCGGCGACACGGTGGCGGTGATGCTCGCCAACACGCCGGCCATGATCGAGTGCCACTACGGCGTGCCGATGACCGGCGCCGTGCTCAACACCCTCAACACCCGCCTCGACGCGGCGATCATCGCCTTCTGCCTCGATCACGGCGAGGCCAAGGTGCTGATCACCGACCGGGAATTCGCGCGGGTGATCAAGCCGGCGCTGGCGCTCGCCAAGGTCAGGCCGCTCGTCATCGACTACGACGACCCGGAATTCGGCGGCGAGGGCGAGCGCCTGGGCAGCCTGGATTACGAGGCCTTCCTCGCCTCCGGCGACCCCGCCCACGCCTGGTCCCTGCCCGGCGACGAGTGGGACGCGATCTCGCTCAACTACACGTCCGGGACCACGGGCGATCCGAAGGGGGTCGTCTACCATCACCGCGGCGCCTCGCTGCTCGCGGTCGGCAACGTGATCACCACCGGCCTCGGCAAGCACCCGGTCTATCTCTGGACCCTGCCGATGTTTCACTGCAACGGCTGGTGCTTTCCCTGGACCCTGTCGGTGGTGGCGGGCACGCATGTCTGCCTGCGGCAGGTGCGGGCCAAGCCGATGTACGACGCGATCGCCGATCACGGCGTCACGCATCTCTGCGGCGCGCCGATCGTGATGCAGCTCCTGCTGAACGCGCCCGCGGCGGAGCGCCGGGCGCTGCCGCACCGGGTGTCGTTCTTCACCGCCGCCGCCCCCCCGCCCGAGGCGGTCCTGGCCGGCATGGCGGAGGCGGGCTTCGACGTGACCCACCTCTACGGCCTCACCGAGACCTACGGGCCGGCGGTGGTCAACGAGTGGCACGCGGATTGGGACGCGCTGACCAAGCCCGAGCAGGCGGCCCGCAAGGCGCGCCAGGGCGTGCGCTACCCGCCCCTCGAAGCGCTCGACGTGCTCGATCCCGAGACGATGCGGCCGGTGCCGGCGGACGGGCAGAGCCTCGGCGAGGTGATGTTCCGCGGCAACGTGGTGATGCGCGGCTACCTCAAGAACCCGACCGCCACCCAGGCCGCGTTCCGGGGCGGCTGGTTCCACTCGGGCGATCTCGGCGTCAAGCACCCGGACGGCTACATCCAGCTCAAGGACCGCTCGAAGGACATCATCATCTCGGGGGGCGAGAACATCTCGTCGATCGAGGTGGAGGAGGCCTTGTTCAAGCACCCGGCCGTGGCGGCGGCCGCGGTCGTCGCCAAGCCGGACGAGAAATGGGGCGAGACGCCCTGCGCCTTCGTGGAGCTGAAAGGGTCCGAGATGGTCTCGGCCGAGGAGCTGATCGGCTGGTGCCGGCAATCGCTCGCCGGCTACAAAGTGCCCAAGCACGTCGTCTTCACGGAACTCCCGAAGACGTCGACCGGCAAGATCCAGAAATTCGTGCTGCGGGAGATGGCGAAAGCGCTGTGA
- a CDS encoding propionyl-CoA synthetase, whose protein sequence is MAPLGSTTQSRYAEVYGAWKADPAGFWAEAAGAIDWHRPADRVFDPQAGIYGRWFVGAEVNACHNAVDRHVAAGRGEQAAILYDSPVTGTKRRITYAELQDEVAFLAAVLQDLGVGRGDRVVLYMPMVPEALFGMLACARLGAVHSVVFGGFAAKELAARIEDAAPKVVLAASCGIEPGRVVAYKPLLDEACRLSAHRPLACLILQRPQAEAALAAGRDRDWAAAVAEARAAGRRAPCLPVAATDPLYILYTSGTTGKPKGVVRDTGGYLAALAWSMPNLYGIRPGEVYWCASDVGWVVGHSYIVYGPLLHGCTTVLYEGKPVGTPDAGAFWRVIAETGAVALFTAPTALRAVKKEDPEASLLRGHDLSGFRTLFLAGERADPDTVAWAERILAVPVVDHWWQTETGWPIAANPVGLGILPVKHGSPTVAMPGYDVQVLDEGGRPVPPDTMGTIAIALPLPPGCLPTLWQQDERFRESYLATFPGYYNTSDAGFLDRDGYVYVMGRTDDIINVAGHRLSTGGMEEVLASHPAVAECAVIGIRDSLKGEVPCGFVVLKSGVARSPVEVEGELVALVRERIGPVAAFKLALTVGRLPKTRSGKILRGTMKKIADGEPWTTPPTIDDPAILDEIGATLRARGLG, encoded by the coding sequence ATGGCGCCGCTCGGGAGCACGACGCAGAGCCGCTACGCGGAGGTCTACGGGGCCTGGAAGGCGGATCCCGCCGGGTTCTGGGCCGAGGCGGCCGGCGCCATCGACTGGCACCGGCCGGCCGACCGCGTCTTCGACCCGCAGGCCGGGATCTACGGCCGCTGGTTCGTCGGCGCCGAGGTCAATGCCTGCCACAACGCCGTCGACCGCCACGTGGCGGCGGGCCGCGGCGAGCAGGCGGCGATCCTCTACGATTCCCCCGTCACCGGCACCAAGCGGCGCATCACCTACGCCGAGTTGCAGGACGAGGTCGCTTTCCTCGCCGCCGTGCTGCAGGATCTCGGCGTCGGGCGCGGCGACCGCGTCGTGCTCTACATGCCGATGGTGCCCGAGGCGCTGTTCGGGATGCTCGCCTGCGCCCGCCTCGGCGCGGTCCACTCGGTCGTGTTCGGGGGCTTCGCCGCCAAGGAACTGGCCGCCCGCATCGAGGATGCGGCCCCCAAGGTTGTGCTCGCGGCCTCCTGCGGGATCGAGCCGGGGCGGGTCGTCGCCTACAAGCCCCTCCTCGACGAGGCCTGCCGGCTCTCCGCCCACAGGCCGCTCGCCTGCCTGATCCTGCAGCGCCCCCAGGCCGAGGCCGCCCTGGCGGCCGGACGCGACCGCGACTGGGCCGCGGCGGTCGCCGAAGCCCGCGCCGCCGGGCGGCGGGCGCCCTGCCTGCCGGTGGCCGCCACCGACCCGCTCTACATCCTGTACACGTCCGGCACGACCGGCAAGCCGAAGGGCGTGGTGCGCGACACGGGCGGCTACCTCGCGGCGCTCGCCTGGTCGATGCCGAACCTCTACGGCATCCGGCCCGGCGAGGTGTATTGGTGCGCCTCCGACGTCGGCTGGGTCGTCGGCCATTCCTACATCGTCTACGGGCCGCTCCTGCACGGCTGCACCACCGTCCTGTACGAGGGCAAGCCGGTCGGCACGCCCGATGCGGGCGCCTTCTGGCGGGTCATCGCCGAGACCGGGGCCGTCGCCCTGTTCACCGCGCCGACGGCGCTGCGCGCGGTCAAGAAGGAGGATCCCGAGGCGTCCCTGCTGCGCGGGCACGACCTGTCGGGCTTCCGCACCCTGTTCCTGGCGGGCGAGCGGGCCGATCCGGACACCGTCGCCTGGGCGGAGCGCATCCTCGCCGTGCCGGTCGTCGACCATTGGTGGCAGACCGAGACCGGCTGGCCGATCGCCGCGAACCCGGTCGGCCTCGGCATCCTGCCGGTCAAGCACGGCAGCCCGACCGTCGCCATGCCGGGCTACGACGTGCAGGTGCTCGACGAGGGCGGCAGGCCGGTGCCCCCGGACACGATGGGCACGATCGCGATCGCGCTGCCGCTGCCCCCCGGCTGCCTGCCGACCCTCTGGCAGCAGGACGAGCGCTTCCGCGAGAGCTACCTCGCCACCTTCCCGGGCTACTACAACACCTCGGATGCCGGCTTCCTCGACCGCGACGGCTACGTCTACGTCATGGGCCGGACCGACGACATCATCAACGTGGCGGGCCACCGGCTCTCCACCGGCGGCATGGAGGAGGTGCTGGCCTCCCACCCGGCCGTGGCCGAATGCGCGGTCATCGGCATCCGCGACAGCCTGAAGGGCGAGGTGCCCTGCGGCTTCGTGGTGCTGAAATCCGGCGTCGCCCGCTCCCCCGTCGAGGTCGAGGGCGAGCTGGTGGCCCTGGTGCGCGAGCGCATCGGCCCGGTCGCCGCCTTCAAGCTCGCCCTGACGGTCGGGCGGCTGCCCAAGACCCGCTCGGGCAAGATCCTGCGCGGCACGATGAAGAAGATCGCCGACGGCGAGCCCTGGACCACCCCGCCGACCATCGACGATCCCGCCATCCTGGACGAGATCGGCGCGACCCTGCGGGCGCGCGGCCTCGGCTGA